In Candidatus Ancaeobacter aquaticus, the sequence CAACGTATGCATCGATTTTTCTTAGCAGACTTAACGTTCTCATGGCAGCATCACGGGGTGTTTTATCAGCTAATATTACCAACAGAATTCCGTCTACCATCGTAGATAATATAGAAGCATCTGTTACAGTTAGAACTGATGCTGAATCTAAAAATATAATATCAAAGAAATTAGATTGTTCTTTAAGCAGGTCTTTCATTTTTTCAGTCCCAATCAATTCAGACGGATTTTTTGGGATATGTCCAGCAGGTAAAACAGTAAGGTTATCAATGCCGGTTCTCACTAATGCTTTATCCCAACTGTAATTACCGCGCAAAACATCCGATAATCCAGGATCTTTATTGATATTCAGCATACTGTGTACAGCGGGTCTTCTCATATCTGTATCCACTAAAAGGACATTATTCCCAATTTCTGCCAATGTAATCGCAAGATTTACCGCAGTTAAGGTTTTTCCTTCTTCTGGACGACAGCTTGTGACAAGAATGGTCTTTAAGTTCTTATCTTTGTTAATATAATTTAAATTTGTGCGTAAAGTCCTATAGGCTTCTGTGATTGGAGATCGTGGATCACTGTGAGCAATAATCTTCGATGATATTTGAATCTGTTGCTGTTTTAAATGTTCATTAATTTCTTCTTTCATAAATTAGCACCTATCTATTCTTGTTTTGATGGAGAATATGATTCGCGTGCAGGTATTTTAGGTATAACACCTAAGACTTGCACATTTAAATATCTTTCAACTTCACTAATACTTTTCAGCGAAGTGTCTAAATGTTCTAATAAGAATGCCATGCCAATACCAATAAATAAACCTAATAATGCACCTAAAATACCTTTTTGAGCTTCGGAGACTTCAATTGCATGTTTAGGAAGTATGGCAAGATCAATAATTCTAACGTTACCACTTTCCATGGATTCAGCTATTTTTATTTCTTCTAATTTCTCGAGTAGTGTGAGATATGTTTCCTCACTGATCTTTAGCTGGCGGGTTAATTTTAAATATTCTGCCTTTTTACTGGCAAGATCGTTGAGCTGTTCAGTGAAATCTTCCATTTGCTTCTTTAGCGCGTCTTCTCTGACTTTTAATGCCTTAATAACAATTTCAAGATTAATATGTTCATTAAGCAAGTTTTGATAATTTGCCCAGGGATCAAGACTGGGCAAACCCTCTTTGGATACTATTGAAAATTCTGCACGTAAATCTTTTACTGTTGCATCGATTTCTTTTTTTAATTCTATAAGTGCAGGATGCTTGTCCGTATAATCTCTCAACAATAACGATCTTTGCAACTCTAAAGATATAAGTTTTTCACGTAATCCT encodes:
- a CDS encoding CpsD/CapB family tyrosine-protein kinase, translating into MKEEINEHLKQQQIQISSKIIAHSDPRSPITEAYRTLRTNLNYINKDKNLKTILVTSCRPEEGKTLTAVNLAITLAEIGNNVLLVDTDMRRPAVHSMLNINKDPGLSDVLRGNYSWDKALVRTGIDNLTVLPAGHIPKNPSELIGTEKMKDLLKEQSNFFDIIFLDSASVLTVTDASILSTMVDGILLVILADKTPRDAAMRTLSLLRKIDAYVVGIVFNAVDVTREGYYYYYYSSDKKGAMKK